The Callospermophilus lateralis isolate mCalLat2 chromosome 3, mCalLat2.hap1, whole genome shotgun sequence genome has a segment encoding these proteins:
- the Ngdn gene encoding neuroguidin isoform X1 has product MKDLLSGEAAGAPGEKAQSEMLESDVPSAVTLLKNLQEQVVAVTAQVQALTKKVRAGAYPTEKGLSFLEVKDQLLLMYLMDLSHLILDKASGGSLQGHAAVLRLVEIRTVLEKLRPLDQKLKYQIDKLVKTAVTGSLSENDPLRFKPHPSNMISKLSSEDEEEDETEDGQSEASGKKSTKGVSKKYVPPRLVPVHYDETEAEREKKRLERAKRRALSSSVIRELKEQYSDAPEEIRDARHPHVTRQSQEDQHRINYEESMMVRLSVSKRERGRRKRANVMSSQLHSLTHFSDISALTGGAAHLDEDQNPVKKRKKIPKKGRKKKGFRRRR; this is encoded by the exons ATGAAGGATTTGCTTTCAGGCGAGGCTGCCGGTGCACCGGGTGAAAAGGCGCAAAGT GAGATGCTGGAGTCAGACGTGCCAAGTGCCGTGACACTCTTGAAAAATCTCCAGGAACAG GTGGTGGCTGTAACTGCACAAGTGCAAGCACTGACCAAAAAAGTTCGAGCTGGAGCTTATCCTACAGAGAAG GGTCTCAGCTTCTTAGAAGTGAAAGATCAGCTGCTGCTCATGTaccttatggatttgagccacctCATCCTGGACAAAGCCTCAGGAGGATCCCTTCAGGGACATGCTGCAGTTTTGAGACTAGTAGAAATTCGCACG GTATTGGAAAAGCTCCGTCCTTTGGACCAAAAACTGAAGTATCAAATTGACAAACTGGTTAAGACTGCAGTGACAGGCAGCCTCA GTGAAAATGACCCACTTCGTTTTAAGCCTCATCCCAGCAATATGATAAGCAAG TTGAGCTCGGAAGATGAAGAGGAAGATGAAACAGAGGATGGCCAGTCTGAGGCTTCAGGAAAGAAATCTACAAAAGGAGTATCCAAGAAATACGTACCACCGCGCTTGGTTCCAGTTCATTATG ACGAAACAGAAGCTGAGCGGGAGAAAAAGCGACTGGAACGAGCCAAGAGACGGGCATTGAGCAGTTCTGTCATTCGTGAACTTAAGGAGCAGTACTCAGATGCTCCAGAGGAAAtccgagatgctcgccatcctcaTGTCACTCGCCAGAGTCAAGAGGACCAACATAG GATTAACTATGAAGAAAGCATGATGGTGCGTTTAAGTGTCAGTAAGCGCGAGAGAGGACGGCGAAAACGAGCAAATGTCATGAGCTCCCAGCTTCATTCCCTCACGCACTTCAGTGACATCAGTGCATTGACAGGAGGAGCTGCTCATCTTGATGAG GATCAGAATCCTGTTAAGAAGCGAAAGAAGATACCCAagaaaggtcggaagaaaaaag GTTTTCGGAGGCGGCGGTGA
- the Ngdn gene encoding neuroguidin isoform X2, whose protein sequence is MAAPEMLESDVPSAVTLLKNLQEQVVAVTAQVQALTKKVRAGAYPTEKGLSFLEVKDQLLLMYLMDLSHLILDKASGGSLQGHAAVLRLVEIRTVLEKLRPLDQKLKYQIDKLVKTAVTGSLSENDPLRFKPHPSNMISKLSSEDEEEDETEDGQSEASGKKSTKGVSKKYVPPRLVPVHYDETEAEREKKRLERAKRRALSSSVIRELKEQYSDAPEEIRDARHPHVTRQSQEDQHRINYEESMMVRLSVSKRERGRRKRANVMSSQLHSLTHFSDISALTGGAAHLDEDQNPVKKRKKIPKKGRKKKGFRRRR, encoded by the exons ATGGCGGCGCCG GAGATGCTGGAGTCAGACGTGCCAAGTGCCGTGACACTCTTGAAAAATCTCCAGGAACAG GTGGTGGCTGTAACTGCACAAGTGCAAGCACTGACCAAAAAAGTTCGAGCTGGAGCTTATCCTACAGAGAAG GGTCTCAGCTTCTTAGAAGTGAAAGATCAGCTGCTGCTCATGTaccttatggatttgagccacctCATCCTGGACAAAGCCTCAGGAGGATCCCTTCAGGGACATGCTGCAGTTTTGAGACTAGTAGAAATTCGCACG GTATTGGAAAAGCTCCGTCCTTTGGACCAAAAACTGAAGTATCAAATTGACAAACTGGTTAAGACTGCAGTGACAGGCAGCCTCA GTGAAAATGACCCACTTCGTTTTAAGCCTCATCCCAGCAATATGATAAGCAAG TTGAGCTCGGAAGATGAAGAGGAAGATGAAACAGAGGATGGCCAGTCTGAGGCTTCAGGAAAGAAATCTACAAAAGGAGTATCCAAGAAATACGTACCACCGCGCTTGGTTCCAGTTCATTATG ACGAAACAGAAGCTGAGCGGGAGAAAAAGCGACTGGAACGAGCCAAGAGACGGGCATTGAGCAGTTCTGTCATTCGTGAACTTAAGGAGCAGTACTCAGATGCTCCAGAGGAAAtccgagatgctcgccatcctcaTGTCACTCGCCAGAGTCAAGAGGACCAACATAG GATTAACTATGAAGAAAGCATGATGGTGCGTTTAAGTGTCAGTAAGCGCGAGAGAGGACGGCGAAAACGAGCAAATGTCATGAGCTCCCAGCTTCATTCCCTCACGCACTTCAGTGACATCAGTGCATTGACAGGAGGAGCTGCTCATCTTGATGAG GATCAGAATCCTGTTAAGAAGCGAAAGAAGATACCCAagaaaggtcggaagaaaaaag GTTTTCGGAGGCGGCGGTGA